TTTCTGATTGAAAACATTCTATCGCAGACTTTATTATAAAATCTCGGAAAATTTCAATATTCTTGTATAATGGGGAAGATACAGTTCCAAGACCCTTCAACACCTCATCtgaattattttctttatttaaACATTCAAGAAAGGAGGATTGCAACAGTATATTCAGATCCTAAATGTTAGAAATACTCAGCAATAGATACACCAATGTCTGACCAATTCTTACCTTCCAATCGTCCTTCGTTAGATCGCTCGAGCTACAAAGCGAAGTAAACAGCTTACTGTATTCCAGTGCTGCAGCATCGTCGTTTAGGTTATCAAAAACTTTCGGTGCTATAGATTTGGCCAGTTGCAGTCTCGCACCATTATCCAGTCCGAGGAATAACTGGCTCAGGGCATCAGTCATCTTTGGGGTGCGAATCTATTAGATACAATTATTGGACCCTGAATCATAGTCGTgcatgaaaatattttgatcGGCAATCTATGGCCTAACCCAGATAAGAAAGTTGGCAGATAACCGTAAGAGAGAAGTCTTTAATCATATCAAGAGATGAAAGTTAAGTGGTTATATCACGGTTACACGTTTTATTTGAGATAATTTGTTCTTAGTTGTACTGAAATCCAATGGGTTGGAAATATAATTCTTATGTAGTCAACTTATATTCCATACAtatattttctttgattgGGATTCTTGCGTCAAATTTGGCCTTTTGCTACTAGAATCTGTTATTTCAGAATAATTCACCATTAAAGACGCAACTCctcttattattattaattttattaattttattgGGGAAAAGACTTGTTGTCAGAGTGTGTACCAACCTCCGTAGGAACAATAGGCGCACGGCTTGTACAACAATAGATCGGCACTGTTATTGCCCACCTGCAGTAATCAATAAACATGTTGCATCAAAGCATCATGACTTCCATTTAAATATACGTTAAAAGCTTCGCACAAATCTCAATCTCAGAACTAAAAATGCCAGCAGCAAAGGCTAAAAATAGGCCAAGTTCAGCAATAGCAAGTCCCAATGTTGCAAAGTCTCCTAAACCGCTGAACCTCCTGAGAGTGAGCAATGCTCGtccttcatcatctttaGCAATCCGCCCCCAGACAGCATTATCACAGAGGACTCCTACTAATAGTCCTCGCTCGACAAGGGGCTTATCACCCCCACTGTCTACTGATGGCAGCAATGTCAAAGTTGTAGTAAGAGTCAGACCATTGCTACCCAGAGAAAAAGGATCCCCGCTATTAGTTCAAATGGACCCATCAACTCAGTGCACTACTATAAACCCACCCAGCTCGAAACCAACTGGGTCGTCAGATAATCAGGCAAAACGAAACTTGGAACCTAAGAAATTCTACTTTGACCGCGCTTTTTATTCGGTAGACCCTAATAGCCCTCATTATGTTGATCAACAAGAAATTTATAACACGGTCGGCAAAGAATTTTTAGATCACAACTTGGAAGGCTATCACACTTGTATCTTTGCATATGGACAAACTGGATCCGGCAAATCTTATACCATGATGGGAGACGATGAGAATGCTGGAATCATTCCAAGAACTTGTCGAGATCTGTTCAATCGCATTGATAGCCTTGCTTCAGAAAATATGAGCTGTACGGTCCGACTGTCTTATTTTGAGATTTATAATGAATGCGTGAGAGATTTGCTGGCCACACAAAAGAAAGGAGGCTCGGGGGGAGCAAATGTAAATAACAAGTCAGCAAAACTGAAAGTACGGGAGTCTCCAACGGATGGTCCTTATATAGAGGATTTGTCTGAATATGTGGTCAAATCATCTGACCAAGTCTTAGAATATATGGCACTGGGAAATAAATGTCGGTCAACAGCGGCAACAAAGATGAACGATCAATCAAGTCGGTCACATGCTGTATTTACTTTGACAGTTAAGCAAGTTCATTTCCATTCTGACACCGATACCACGGAGGAGAAGGTATCACAAATTCGATTAGTCGATCTTGCTGGTTCTGAGCGAGCGAATTCAACCGGTGCAATGGGCGAAAGACTTAGAGAGGGGTCTAATATTAACAAATCATTGACCACGCTGGGTCGTGTTATTGCGGCTTTGTCAGTACCATCCAGTCTCACAAATGCTCGTCCTATAGTTCCTTACAGAGACTCAGTTCTCACTTGGATCCTTAAGGAGAGTCTGGGAGGTAATAGTAAAACGGCCATGGTTGCCTGTGTGTCACCTACGGATTACGAAGAGACACTTTCAACACTTCGATATGCTGACCAGGCAAAAAGAATCCAGACTAAAGCGATTATCAATCAAGATATTGTGTCAGGAGCAGATCGTGATAAGcttgttgaagaaatgCAGCAACAAATCAATAGTCTCCAGTTGCGccaagaagaggatgaggCCTTTAAGCAAGAGCTTGTGAAAGTTAAAAAAGCAATCCGATTTTATGAGGATCGGGCAATTGACGAGGAAAATAAGCGAAGAGCAGTACAGCTAAAATATGCCAGCGTTGTTCGTCATAACCGGTTATTAGTAGATTATCTAAAAGAGGTTGTGAATCGCAACGGTCATGCAACTGTTTCTGAGGCTAATTATGACACTCTTACCAACGAACTCAGTAGTTTGATGGGTGATTTACAAACTCTAAAAGCTGATATTGCTTCAAGCAAGGAGAACTGGTCTAGCGTTTTTTGCCAACCGAAATATGAATAAACAGTCGATTcatataataatttattacaGTTAGGGGTTACAGTAGGTAAATAGGTACTAGCGTTTCTTCTTTTAGGTGGTGTTCCACTATATGAGGATAATCGAGACTAATGAGACTAGCACGACACAACTGTGTCACTATCAAAAGATCGCTCTGATATCGGGCTGAGTGCGTTCTCCTCCGATTCAAAACGAGTGGGAGGTAATGGCAAATCATCGATGTCTTTGAGGTTTGTGACAACCGACGTTGAAAGGGGTGGTGTTATGGGGTTATGTGGACTACGATTTGGAGAATCGTCGATTGGGGAAGTTGGCGAGTCCAAAGATCGGGCAGATGATCTAGTAGACGACGAAGTACCTGAAGACGATCTGCCAAATAGTGTAATCGTATTATCCCTGAGGCGAATAACGCTTGGATTGCGTCTTGCCAGCCGTTCCCGACGACTACTATCGTTGCCTGTGCCAGAAAACCTGAGCGCTTGCTCCTTGCCATAGAGATTATGTCGCCGACTGTATTCAATATAATTACGATAGATGCTCGAGCCTGGTTTGGATATCGGTGACCCACTGGCTCCAAGATCATCGTCATAGTACAGATCCGTCACGGTGTTGGCTTCATCCACTAAACTATCATAGTAACCAGAATCATCCAGGTCTTCGTAGTCACCATCATAACCATTAGCTTCATTATAAAGCTCATCAGACACTGCAAAAGAATATGATGATGGGGCGTGCTCAAAGTAATAATAGGAGCCATTCGGCAAGTCGTTCAAAGCAGCCAGGTGATTTTCATTAGAACCATCAGTTTGATGTGGAAAAGTCTTATCAACATATTGATCGGGTGATTGACCGCTGAGTGATTGATCAAGAGCCTGATTAAGTGCATGCTCGAGAGAGCTGAATGATTCTAGAGGCTCATCTATTACGTCAGTACCATCCTCTGCCGCCTGTGTACTTGACAATCCTTTATTGCTAGAGAACTTGAGTGAGGTAATGCTTCCATCTGAGATGGGTGAGGTCTGAGGAGACTTTATAACACGAAGTGGGCTAACAGGTCTTAATGGTGCAGCCGATCCAGATAATGGAGCCACAGTTTGCTCGGTAACGATTCCCTCTACAGGATCGTTATTAATAGATAGATCTTCAGTAAACCTGTTGTGATGGATAAACTCGTTGTCATCATAGCAGTCGtcgtcaaaatcatcatccaGAGGCAAGCTGTGCTCCGAGAAACTATCGTAGCTGTGGTCGGCAGAATATGAATTTGACGAAGGCAGCTCGGGACTGAGTTTCTTATAGTAGTTGATGGAAGAGCTGCGGCCAATTTTTTCGTCCTGTTCTTGGAATGAGAAAATTGATTCGGCagtatcatcagcagcgTCATCACCATCGTCTTCTGCTGTATCTTTAGTGTCTCCTTGAGAGTCTGACTTGGTACCTAGACTGGTAGGTGTCTTCATGTCGTTATTCGTAATGTCGTTATGTGGGTCGTTTGTATCATTAGGTTTTGTACAGTCAAACTGATGGATAACAGCTTCACTAAGTGCAGCGTTCTTAGTTTTATTGCTGGCGACAAAATATTGACCAGAAACATTGATATCGGTCTCAGTTACAAGGGGGCTATTGCAATCCGACCCAGTGGAGGTATCTGTTAAATGGGATATGCTGCCACTAGCACTCAGACTGCACTCTCTTGGAGTAGAAGTAAGAGTACTAGGGGATATAATAACACTCTCGGAAGAGGGAGTAGTCATTTCTAATACAGATCcgttatcatcatcatcatcttcttcttcttcgtcattttcatcctcatcctctTGATATTCCTCAGACACAACAGTAATAGGAGAGTTGAAGACATCACTGAACGGGAttcctggtggtggtggtgatttAGGAGATGATGCACCCAGTGCTGAATCTCCAGTGGGATTCTCGGTTGGCGAGGAAGGTAACGTGGACGTTCCACTTTTACTAACCTTTATCGCACTACTATTGTTGGAACGATAAGTTCCCCATTCGTGAGTTCTAGTTCCATAAATTGCGCCAGCATCTTTATACTCTTTCACAGAGATATAGCTACCTCCACCAGAATGCCGCCTGTTATGATGGCTGTCGTTTGAGAACGTATCATAGCTACCACTAGCTCGTCTAATATAATGTATAGGGTTTAACTTTTTGAGTGATGTCACTGAGCTGGAAGTAGATATCGATCCAGAATGGTGACTGGATGTAGTGGTCGAAGTGAAAGCTGGTCCCAACCCGGAAGAAGTAGTACCAACTACGGATCCAGATTGAGATCTTGAATGTGATTTCGttccagctccagtagTGATCCCAGAGATAGGATTTGAACTGTTTCTCGTACCGTTGCCAGTGGCATTGTGGTTCGTACTGAAACCTGCCACTACAGTAGTGGTACCAGTGTAGGGAACAGGGTTCACTTTCAAGCCAGTAGTATCACTCAGACGATGTTTGTGCTTTTGATTCGAACTATTATTACCAGCATTGACATTGGCACTACCACCAGTACTGGATTGGTCTTCATTTACTCCGGCAGAGTACGCTCTAGTATGAGATTTTAAAAAGGAACGCATTGGATAATGGGAAAAAACTGCTGCCCACAGCCAAGCAATAATACAAGTGGCCAACCAGTTACTTAATAGGCCAACACAAGACAGACCAAAATCTAATAAACAGGCGGACCggaatcaatcaatcagtcTACAGATACTAGTCAGCGATCCCAAAGACCAGccaatcaaacaaatcaacaaatcaaaatacaCTATGACCAAAGTGCACAGTCCAAATTAAAATACACAGCCtctagaaaaaaaaaaaaagtcggGCACACAGTCTCACCACCTATTAATTCCGGATTTAAGTGTAAGACAGACACAgttcagaaaaaaagtcTAAAAAAGCAACCAGGAAAATTTCCACAAGAAAATTGGGGTTTTACAAGCTTACAACAGCCCAGTTACTCCAAAAGTACAAACCAAAGTAATTGGTAATTAAAACACAAATTAGtataaaacaaaagaacGAACAACCGATAACTAGCGTTGAAAACGACCGAGACAAGTGAAGTTGATGAACAACGCTAAAGATAGCACCTCGCAGCTCTCGCTGCCTCGATAGATCGCCATGAAGCATTACCCCAATTGACTCCCGTCAAAGACTCAATTAACTGTGCATGCTCATGCAGCTGCTCTTCAAGCATTGGCCCGTGCTACATTGTCTGAATCCCTGCCGCTCCAAGCCTCTCGCGGCGTGCACTTCTTCTACTCCTTTACCTGGTGATTCTTcctttttgttttctaagaagaaacagatgaGCTTTTAATTACATTCTGACTTATACGAATATGATCCGGACTCCAGAGTTTGACGATTGGACCCCGACCCACTGTAACGCCTGCTGTCAGCGACTGTAACAAAGGAGATCGGCTCTAAGTGCATCCATCCCCAGAGACATGCGTGCATCAATTTAttaacttatttatttatttgaacGTGCTAATGAGCCAGCGGCTCTAGCGGCTTAAACTCCGTATATCATCGCTACGGATACACACAAACCTTCCGATGTTGCCCGAAAACTCGTGGTTGGCTTAGGAAGTGTGAACTATCCGGATGGGGagttgcctccggcggctggggctccgccccagaccctggttgctcctgcttcgcaggagattgctgggtTCGTGGGGTTGAGGTGTGTTTGGTTGGGGCTGGGGTGTTTTTATTAGAAGCTCAGGGTCTCAAGCTGTTTCGAGAGTAGTGCTGAACCTTTTGAAACATCCTGTGATCCGGCAATGTCCAGTTTAGCTCGTCCGGCATTCAGTCCCTCGAGGAGTACACATGCTTTACATAGTTTGTTGTTCGAAAGGTATCCACATCGTTCGCATCGCCCTCGCATttttgtggttgttgtaaAAGGTAGTGGTGCTCCCTTGGAGTCTATGTTGTGATGTGTAgatgttggtggtgctgatTTCGGCATGGTTGTaatggtggtgctggtggtggcagaTGCTGGGTTGGTAGTGGAGGTAGGTTCAACAGTGGTGGATGTGTTGGTGTATGtgttggtagtggtggagGTCATAGGTACTGTCGTCTTGGAGTTGATCACTTTAGAATCAGATGGAGCAGTAGCAGGTGTAGCGACagcggtagcagcagcagcttttttGATCTCATCCTGGAGCTTTCTCTTCAATACAAAACTCTCGCCTGATCTGATAACATCGATAATCGAGCTTGGACGAACAGCTTCGAGATTCTTGATCAGCGCTCTTGCGGTTCCTCTAAATGCTTCTGGTGAATACGTGCACTCAGTAGTGAAATAATCTAGTTTCTTGTAATGAGCATATAATACAATCTCCTTCTCATATGTATACTTGAGAGGCTTACTACGCTTTACCGGCGAGTCAGTCGAGTCGGTGACAATTTCCGTACATCTATCAAGTCTAGCAGTATCACCTCTTAATAAATTCATCAACACGGTTTCGGCCATATCGTCTGCATTATGACCAGTAACCACATGGCTAATGCCTAGCTTAACACTGCCTCTATCCAGAGCCTGTCTTCTGAACACTCCACAGTAAGTGCAGTTATTTTTCATACCGATTTGAGCTACGATTTGGTCCATAGTCCATCCATAAAGATCACCATAACTGACTATTTCCAAATCCATATCATATTGCAGTTTGTTCCTCTTGACCGTCTCCAGCGAGTCGTCTCGATAGCCATGGATACCCTCGTCAATGGATAAAAGCACAAACTCTACTCCATAGTTGTATCGTTCATTTAGCGTCTTCAAAACATAAGCCAGAACTGTCGAGTCTTTACCACCCGAAGCACCAATAGCCACCCTCTCTCCCGGATAGAACAGCTTTGCATCTGTAATTGTATTGTGGATCTCGGTCTCAAATACATAGTAAAAACAGCTCTTGCACAGTCTCTGGCCCGTCTTAGGTCTCTTCAACACCGGTTTCTCGGCGTTACAGAGCTGGCACAGCCGTAACGAGCTCTTAACTGAATCTgacattattttttcttcctcttggCTCTACCTTGCAAACTGATAAATATCATGATCTGcatgataaaaaaatataaatcaGATCACACATCACGTGACATTACATTCTGGGTTCCAGGGTCTACatccggcggctggggcttcgccacagaccccgtggctcctgcttcgtaagagtttgctgggaccgtagacgagacgactcgagcgtagcgagaggagcagcggggtctggggcggagccccagccgccggaggctgtcTGTCAAAATATGCACGAAATTTCATCATCTTGACCTGCTCCATGTCGCTCCATGTCGGTGTGATAGCTCGTGCCAATGTCTGCTAGTAAACCCAAGAACTGGCCTGAAGGACTGATCTTTGTCACCAGGAACGTTTACTCGAAGAAATTGGCGGCTGACGAGCTGGCTGCAATTGGTCATGACGTGAAGAAACAGGCTACGGTTCGGGCTCAGAATCCGTCGAACctcgtcaaaatcaagaaaataCTTGATCCTAAACACCCAGCTTACGGGCAGAATGGTCTGTTTGCAGCTCGCAAACTAGCTCCTGGGTCTCATGTCATCGACTACTTGGGATATGTCCACAATTCTCAGGATACAGATCCAACTTCTGATTACGACATCCAGCTTGATAAACAGTCTGGCATCGCAATTGACGCTCAGAAATGGGGCACGGAAGCACGAATGATCAACGACTATCGTGGGATCCAGAGCAAACCCAACGTCAAATTCGACGACCACTACGTCGATGGCCAGTTGCGGGTAGCCGTGTTTGTGCTCAACCAACCCATCTCAGCAGGCGACGAGCTCTGTATAAATTACGGGAAGGGATTTTGGCAGGCGAGAGTCGGTTCTTGAGGTGAtattgcctccggcggctggggctctgccccagaccccgtggc
The Sugiyamaella lignohabitans strain CBS 10342 chromosome A, complete sequence genome window above contains:
- the KIP3 gene encoding tubulin-dependent ATPase KIP3 (Kinesin-related antiparallel sliding motor protein involved in mitotic spindle positioning; sliding activity promotes bipolar spindle assembly and maintenance of genome stability; also inhibits spindle elongation and promotes spindle disassembly in late anaphase; GO_component: GO:0005737 - cytoplasm [Evidence IEA]; GO_component: GO:0005881 - cytoplasmic microtubule [Evidence IDA] [PMID 9693366]; GO_component: GO:0005856 - cytoskeleton [Evidence IEA,IEA]; GO_component: GO:0005871 - kinesin complex [Evidence IEA]; GO_component: GO:0005871 - kinesin complex [Evidence TAS] [PMID 9153752]; GO_component: GO:0005874 - microtubule [Evidence IEA]; GO_component: GO:0005880 - nuclear microtubule [Evidence IDA] [PMID 9693366]; GO_function: GO:0005524 - ATP binding [Evidence IEA,IEA]; GO_function: GO:0008017 - microtubule binding [Evidence IEA]; GO_function: GO:0003777 - microtubule motor activity [Evidence IEA]; GO_function: GO:0000166 - nucleotide binding [Evidence IEA]; GO_function: GO:0008574 - plus-end-directed microtubule motor activity [Evidence IDA] [PMID 16906145]; GO_function: GO:0008574 - plus-end-directed microtubule motor activity [Evidence IDA] [PMID 16906148]; GO_function: GO:0070463 - tubulin-dependent ATPase activity [Evidence IDA] [PMID 16906148]; GO_process: GO:0000132 - establishment of mitotic spindle orientation [Evidence IMP] [PMID 16906148]; GO_process: GO:0000132 - establishment of mitotic spindle orientation [Evidence IGI,IMP] [PMID 9281582]; GO_process: GO:0008152 - metabolic process [Evidence IEA]; GO_process: GO:0007018 - microtubule-based movement [Evidence IEA]; GO_process: GO:0051228 - mitotic spindle disassembly [Evidence IMP] [PMID 23851487]; GO_process: GO:0051228 - mitotic spindle disassembly [Evidence IMP] [PMID 9813090]; GO_process: GO:0030472 - mitotic spindle organization in nucleus [Evidence IGI,IMP] [PMID 10525539]; GO_process: GO:0031115 - negative regulation of microtubule polymerization [Evidence IMP] [PMID 24616221]; GO_process: GO:0030473 - nuclear migration along microtubule [Evidence IMP] [PMID 9693366]; GO_process: GO:0070462 - plus-end specific microtubule depolymerization [Evidence IDA] [PMID 16906145]; GO_process: GO:0070462 - plus-end specific microtubule depolymerization [Evidence IDA] [PMID 16906148]; GO_process: GO:0032888 - regulation of mitotic spindle elongation [Evidence IMP] [PMID 24616221]; GO_process: GO:0090307 - spindle assembly involved in mitosis [Evidence IMP] [PMID 23851487]) — translated: MPAAKAKNRPSSAIASPNVAKSPKPLNLLRVSNARPSSSLAIRPQTALSQRTPTNSPRSTRGLSPPLSTDGSNVKVVVRVRPLLPREKGSPLLVQMDPSTQCTTINPPSSKPTGSSDNQAKRNLEPKKFYFDRAFYSVDPNSPHYVDQQEIYNTVGKEFLDHNLEGYHTCIFAYGQTGSGKSYTMMGDDENAGIIPRTCRDLFNRIDSLASENMSCTVRLSYFEIYNECVRDLLATQKKGGSGGANVNNKSAKLKVRESPTDGPYIEDLSEYVVKSSDQVLEYMALGNKCRSTAATKMNDQSSRSHAVFTLTVKQVHFHSDTDTTEEKVSQIRLVDLAGSERANSTGAMGERLREGSNINKSLTTLGRVIAALSVPSSLTNARPIVPYRDSVLTWILKESLGGNSKTAMVACVSPTDYEETLSTLRYADQAKRIQTKAIINQDIVSGADRDKLVEEMQQQINSLQLRQEEDEAFKQELVKVKKAIRFYEDRAIDEENKRRAVQLKYASVVRHNRLLVDYLKEVVNRNGHATVSEANYDTLTNELSSLMGDLQTLKADIASSKENWSSVFCQPKYE
- the NCS6 gene encoding Ncs6p (Protein required for uridine thiolation of Gln, Lys, and Glu tRNAs; required for the thiolation of uridine at the wobble position of Gln, Lys, and Glu tRNAs; has a role in urmylation and in invasive and pseudohyphal growth; inhibits replication of Brome mosaic virus in S. cerevisiae; GO_component: GO:0005737 - cytoplasm [Evidence IEA,IEA,IEA]; GO_component: GO:0005829 - cytosol [Evidence IDA] [PMID 18664566]; GO_component: GO:0005739 - mitochondrion [Evidence IEA,IEA]; GO_component: GO:0005739 - mitochondrion [Evidence IDA] [PMID 14562095]; GO_function: GO:0003723 - RNA binding [Evidence IEA]; GO_function: GO:0016779 - nucleotidyltransferase activity [Evidence IEA]; GO_function: GO:0000049 - tRNA binding [Evidence IEA,IEA,IEA]; GO_function: GO:0000049 - tRNA binding [Evidence IDA] [PMID 19145231]; GO_function: GO:0016740 - transferase activity [Evidence IEA]; GO_process: GO:0032447 - protein urmylation [Evidence IEA]; GO_process: GO:0032447 - protein urmylation [Evidence IMP] [PMID 14551258]; GO_process: GO:0008033 - tRNA processing [Evidence IEA,IEA]; GO_process: GO:0034227 - tRNA thio-modification [Evidence IEA,IEA]; GO_process: GO:0002143 - tRNA wobble position uridine thiolation [Evidence IMP] [PMID 18664566]; GO_process: GO:0002143 - tRNA wobble position uridine thiolation [Evidence IMP] [PMID 19145231]; GO_process: GO:0002143 - tRNA wobble position uridine thiolation [Evidence IMP] [PMID 19151091]; GO_process: GO:0002098 - tRNA wobble uridine modification [Evidence IEA,IEA]; GO_process: GO:0002098 - tRNA wobble uridine modification [Evidence IMP] [PMID 17592039]; GO_process: GO:0002098 - tRNA wobble uridine modification [Evidence IMP] [PMID 18755837]) translates to MSDSVKSSLRLCQLCNAEKPVLKRPKTGQRLCKSCFYYVFETEIHNTITDAKLFYPGERVAIGASGGKDSTVLAYVLKTLNERYNYGVEFVLLSIDEGIHGYRDDSLETVKRNKLQYDMDLEIVSYGDLYGWTMDQIVAQIGMKNNCTYCGVFRRQALDRGSVKLGISHVVTGHNADDMAETVLMNLLRGDTARLDRCTEIVTDSTDSPVKRSKPLKYTYEKEIVLYAHYKKLDYFTTECTYSPEAFRGTARALIKNLEAVRPSSIIDVIRSGESFVLKRKLQDEIKKAAAATAVATPATAPSDSKVINSKTTVPMTSTTTNTYTNTSTTVEPTSTTNPASATTSTTITTMPKSAPPTSTHHNIDSKGAPLPFTTTTKMRGRCERCGYLSNNKLCKACVLLEGLNAGRAKLDIAGSQDVSKGSALLSKQLETLSF